TGGCTACTGATGACTGAATCTCACATATAGAGAAGACCCAATACGCAAAATCTCATTACCAATCCAAGCCATGCAGTTCCTCATGTAACTGTTGCTGGTGCCCCTGAAGAGGCCATCAAAAACAACCAGATACCTCTTAGCAGATTAAGAAGTGTATACAgacttcttcctcccaccccttagCAGGTTAAGTATACAGATGTTGAGTTTAACAGGGTGAGAGCTGTATGCAGAAATACCCATATTCCTTAGCAGGCCAAGAGCCATGCCCTGGTACCTTGTCCCCAACACCAATTTACCTTGTCCTGAGGGCCTGCCAGGCTGCATCTATGTCTGCATACAGGTTTTTCTCAGAGGGTTTGCCTGAGCTCACCCCGTAGCCAGAGTAGTCGTAGGAGAAGACGTTGCAGTTGATGCGAGAGCCAAGGCCAATGTAGAAGCTGCACatctggcccagatccacagcATTGCCATGCGAGAAGAGCAGCGTATACCGGCTGGCAGGGGCACAGCGCACAAACATGCACCCCAGCCTGTTATCCCGAGATGTGCGAGAAAAGAAAACCTCTACGGCATCCAACTCCCGCTGTGAATACTGCCAGTCCGCCCGCTCACTCAAATGAAGACTGCAGCTGCCCATTCCTGTTGGGGTCCCAGACCCTGTTGCAGTCCCAGACCCTgttgctgcagccccagcctcctgctgctgctgctgctcagactgCAGCACGGTATACGTGGGCTCCGGGGGCAAGAAAGCCAACTTGGCAGCAATGCGGCTAGGGCAAGGTGGGCAGCAGAACAGCCAGCACAGCTCGCCCAGAGAGAAACCGTTCATTCTGGGGCCTTGTTCTGGCATCAGCGACGCTGGATAAAAATTTACCcacactgggtggggggggggaattcagagTCCACCCGCAGCAACCCACTCTCAGCCTTATGAGAGCAATACCCCCAAAATGCAACTGTCCCCCCAAAACTGTAAGCCACCAAAACCAATCCAGCCCTCCAAATTTAAGAAATCCACCTAGTGTGTGGggaaagaaatacaaaatatatCTCAAGTGCAAGAAACTCTCCTTCAAAATCTACTACTAATCCTACAATAAATCCAACCCCATCAAATGGGCTGAAATCACTTAGTCATTTTCACACAGCCCAGGTTACTCTGGAGcacctaaaaaaaa
This window of the Chelonia mydas isolate rCheMyd1 chromosome 10, rCheMyd1.pri.v2, whole genome shotgun sequence genome carries:
- the ABHD17C gene encoding alpha/beta hydrolase domain-containing protein 17C, coding for MPEQGPRMNGFSLGELCWLFCCPPCPSRIAAKLAFLPPEPTYTVLQSEQQQQQEAGAAATGSGTATGSGTPTGMGSCSLHLSERADWQYSQRELDAVEVFFSRTSRDNRLGCMFVRCAPASRYTLLFSHGNAVDLGQMCSFYIGLGSRINCNVFSYDYSGYGVSSGKPSEKNLYADIDAAWQALRTRYGVSPENIILYGQSIGTVPTVDLASRYECAAVILHSPLMSGLRVAFPDTRKTYCFDAFPSIDKISKVTSPVLVIHGTEDEVIDFSHGLAMYERCPRAVEPLWVEGAGHNDIELYAQYLERLKQFISHELPNS